The Brassica oleracea var. oleracea cultivar TO1000 chromosome C6, BOL, whole genome shotgun sequence genome includes a region encoding these proteins:
- the LOC106298115 gene encoding uncharacterized protein LOC106298115: MEDNACDTRLPERIFATDRFPRNRLIIYSRPNILAFVRHVLRGSEAFAKIRKSSFGKLFDLQLLRCNQEHTLWFVFGKDPLRFSLEEFGTITGLNCGSFPDGYEAPDHNLKDANKQKGAHKDPLWQKIVGKYDNITIADLADELEHDHQMDEWRRIRLALIIILDGVLISSQQIPRPTLRYVQMLDDVDAFLEFPWGHESFLHTVRCMKPPKFEKGKTVDSPVDMLVLKLKQETFRLTGFPLALQLLAFRAIPMLLSKILSPLNDQTPS; encoded by the exons ATGGAAG ATAACGCGTGTGATACCCGTCTCCCCGAGAGGATTTTCGCCACTGATAGATTCCCCCGTAATCGTTTGATTATCTACTCTAGGCCGAACATTCTAGCTTTCGTTCGCCACGTTCTTCGCGGTTCTGAAGCGTTTGCAAAGATTAGGAAATCTTCCTTCGGAAAGCTTTTTGATCTCCAACTC TTGCGCTGCAATCAAGAACACACGCTATGGTTTGTGTTTGGTAAAGACCCTCTTAGATTCAGCCTCGAAGAGTTTGGGACCATTACCGGCCTTAATTGTGGCTCATTCCCCGACGGCTACGAAGCACCTGACCACAACCTAAAGGATGCAAACAAGCAGAAGGGCGCACACAAAGATCCGTTGTGGCAGAAGATAGTAGGCAAGTACGACAATATCACCATTGCAGACTTAGCTGACGAGCTTGAGCACGACCACCAAATGGATGAGTGGAGGAGAATTCGGCTTGCTCTCATCATCATACTCGATGGAGTCTTGATCTCCTCCCAACAGATTCCCCGCCCTACGCTGAGGTACGTTCAGATGCTAGACGATGTTGATGCTTTCCTCGAATTTCCTTGGGGGCATGAATCGTTCCTACACACTGTGCGCTGCATGAAACCGCCTAAGTTCGAGAAAGGCAAAACCGTAGACAGCCCAGTTGATATGCTTGTTCTGAAGCTCAAACAAGAAACATTCCGTCTCACCGGGTTCCCTCTAGCTTTGCAGTTACTCGCTTTCAGAGCCATACCCATGTTGCTCTCTAAGATCCTTTCTCCCTTAAACGACCAGACACCCAGTTGA